The DNA segment GCAGCGGCTTGAAGCGGACGATCGTCTCGTTCATGCGCTCGCGTAGCGTGCCGTCGGGCGCGCGTAGAGCGATGGCCGAGAAAACGCGGTGACGGCGGCCCGAAAGAAGCGTGAGGCAGGCGCGCGCGGTTGCTTCGTCCTCGGCCTTGGGCAGGATGCGCCGCCCGGCCGCGACCACCGTGTCGCCCGCGAGGACGAAGCCCGGGGCGACAACCGCCAGCGCCTTTTCGCGCGCCATCCGCGCGGCGTAATGGCGCGGCAGTTCGTCCTTCAGCGGCGTCTCGTCGATATCCGCCGCCGCGGTCGCATCGGGCGTGACGCCCAGCCGGGCGAGCAATTCGCGGCGGCGCGGGCTGGCTGAGGCGAGCGTAAGGTGCGGCGCGCGCATCGGCGCTTGGGTAAGTTATTGCGGCCCGGGACCGCCGCGCCCCGGCATGAAGCGATAGGTGATGCGCGCCTTGGTGAGATCATAGGGCGTGAGCTCGCACAGCACCTCGTCCCCCACCAGCACGCGGATGCGGTTCTTGCGCATCTTGCCGGCGGTGTGGCCGAGGACTTCGTGCCCGTTCTCGAGCTCCACCCGGAACATCGCGTTGGGCAGCAGTTCGACGACGCGCCCGCGCATTTCGAGGAGCTCTTCCTTGGCCATAGGATCCTTTGAGGTGAGGCATTGT comes from the Qipengyuania sediminis genome and includes:
- a CDS encoding Maf family protein, giving the protein MRAPHLTLASASPRRRELLARLGVTPDATAAADIDETPLKDELPRHYAARMAREKALAVVAPGFVLAGDTVVAAGRRILPKAEDEATARACLTLLSGRRHRVFSAIALRAPDGTLRERMNETIVRFKPLHAAEIAAYLASGEWQGKAGGYAIQGSAEALIQWIGGSHSGVMGLPLHDARALLKAAGFALA
- the infA gene encoding translation initiation factor IF-1, producing the protein MAKEELLEMRGRVVELLPNAMFRVELENGHEVLGHTAGKMRKNRIRVLVGDEVLCELTPYDLTKARITYRFMPGRGGPGPQ